Genomic window (Candidatus Cloacimonadota bacterium):
AATGTTCATCGTACTCATAGGGGGATTCGTTATAGAGAATGATATATCCATCCGGAGTGATGGGTGTGTTGTAAGGCGGAATGGTGTGGGTTACTGCGTCCCAGGAAATCAGGGCGTCGATTTCGTTCGTTATATTGACGCTTATGCCAGTGGGAATGGCGGGCGGAACATAGCCAATTTTGAAGGAGTTGGAATTTTGAGAAGCGGTGTTGCCAAAGCTGTCGATAGCGTCAACGCGGATCTTAGCGCTTTGGGTTTGCCAAGCCGGGATTTCCCAAGGCTGTGTACCACTGTTGAAAATTGACATCGCGAGTGCCGTGTAGTCGCTTCCTCCATTCAGGCTATACCAGATATCGATTTCATCTTCCATCAGATTGGTATCTGTGGCTGTCCACTGGATATCATGACTGTCACCAATATACCAAAGTTCACCGCCAGCGGGGTTGAATATTTCAATTTCCGGATCGACGGTATCGATGGTAAGAACGGGACTCATTCCGATGGAACTCAATGCCAAGCACAGCGTTAGCGTGCCCATCAGAACGGCGAATAGAACTGCTTTTTTCATGTTTAACCTCCATGGTTTTGAATTAATTCTATTTAGGAACCAGCCTCCTTTTTGTCAATCTTAATTTTTTGTTTTGGATTAACATGCTCAAGAATGTCCTTGACCCCACTTAAAATCCAAGCCGGCTTTTCAAGTGTCTCAAGTTTTTTTAGCCTTCGCAGCCGGCTTGAACTGTAAAAAGATTACAATGCCGACCTGCAGACACGGAAACCGTAGGGATTGTAAGCGTAGAACGGAGCGAAGCTGTTACGATAGGCGACTCTGCAATTACTGGCACTGGAAGCCCAGTAACCGCCACGGAACACTCGGTAAAGCCCAGTCACGGGTCCTGTGGGATTATCGGAATGACCGCCGCTATAGCTTGACCAAGCGTCCCAGCACCATTCATAAATATTCCCGCTCATGTCGTAAATTCCAAGCCCGTTGGGAGTTTTCTCGCCAACTGGTTTGCTGCCATAGTTCCCGATGTTGTCATACCACGCCACGGCATCAATTTCATCGGAACCGCTGTAGAGATAATCCGGATTGTTGTTGGCGCCCCGCGCCGCGTATTCCCATTCCGCTTCTGTGGGCAGTCTGTAGCCATTGGCGCTCAAATTGCAAATGGCTGCGTTCCATTCGGTATTGGATGCATTGGGCACATCACCCCAGTCCGCAGGATTGGTGAATCCAGAAATACTGTAAACCGGTGTGAGGCCTTCATCCATGCTGCGCAGGTTGCAATATTTGAGGGCGGCATACCAGGAAACAAAATAGGCGGGATAACCATCACCCAGCCCA
Coding sequences:
- a CDS encoding formylglycine-generating enzyme family protein; its protein translation is MKKIVLFVAFLGTLFLCLPLSAIDGSPVFSFDAVEPEIQIINEGASILGKLDPGCRLAPNAEITIVDESILITWSPVPNAAFYKVYSSALPDDGFSVDTSGTFSQNTWTAPLTGDCRFYYMVFETNELIHVPGGTFMMGDTRGAGSQNELPVHSVTLNSFYMSEYQVTQAEYSHYMQPPSIWTIQFGLGDGYPAYFVSWYAALKYCNLRSMDEGLTPVYSISGFTNPADWGDVPNASNTEWNAAICNLSANGYRLPTEAEWEYAARGANNNPDYLYSGSDEIDAVAWYDNIGNYGSKPVGEKTPNGLGIYDMSGNIYEWCWDAWSSYSGGHSDNPTGPVTGLYRVFRGGYWASSASNCRVAYRNSFAPFYAYNPYGFRVCRSAL